From a region of the Mercurialis annua linkage group LG1-X, ddMerAnnu1.2, whole genome shotgun sequence genome:
- the LOC126664295 gene encoding uncharacterized protein LOC126664295, which produces MATLGIAGRSTSTLMRATWRATTTRSTINLSPSLRSRINPNFPLPRSPTSPFSFNGSFLRRELCSLLPLHSRIASSCLVSKLPRDVTASAEGRFANYLSPI; this is translated from the exons atggcaaCTCTGGGAATTGCAGGAAGATCCACTTCAACATTGATGCGTGCAACATGGAGAGCTACCACAACAAGATCAACAATCAATCTATCACCGTCACTTCGCTCTCGGATTAATCCCAATTTCCCTCTACCCCGGTCTCCAACTTCGCCTTTTTCTTTTAA TGGAAGCTTTTTGAGGAGAGAATTGTGCTCATTATTGCCGCTTCATAGTAGGATTGCTTCTTCTTGCCTTGTTTCAAAGCTTCCCCGTGATGTCACCGCGTCCGCCGAAG GTAGATTTGCTAATTATCTGAGTCCTATCTAG